From the Thermosynechococcus sp. genome, the window ATTTCTCCCGACTACCTCGACGAACTCACGCTTCTGCAAGACAAACTGCCTCCCTTTCCCAACGAGGTTGCCATTGCCATCATTGAGCGGGATCTGCACTTAAACTTGGGGGATATTTTTGCCGAATTCTCACCCCAACCTGTGGCCGCCGCCAGTCTTGGCCAAGTCTATCGAGCCAAACTCCACAGTGGCGAGGAAGTGGCTGTCAAGGTGCAACGTCCCAATCTCTTGCCCGTGATTACTCGCGATCTCTTTTTGATCCGCCTTTTGGTGCAGTGGATCAAGCCTTGGCTACCCATTAACCTCTGCCACGACCTACGGGACATTGTGGATGAATTTGGCTGCAAGCTCTACGAGGAAATTGACTACCTCAATGAAGGGCGCAATGCCGAGAAATTTGCCGCCAACTTCCGCGACGATCCCACGGTCAAAGTCCCGAAAATCTATTGGGAATACACTACTGAGCATGTGCTCACCCTGGAGTGGATCCATGGCATTAAACTCAGCCGTACGGATTGCATGGTGGCGGCGGGCGTCAATCCCGATGAGCTCATCCGTATCGGTGTAATTTCTGGTCTGCGGCAACTGTTAGAATTTGGCTTTTTCCATGCAGATCCGCATCCCGGGAACCTCTTTGCCATGCCCGATGGCCGTATCGCCTACATTGACTTTGGCATGATGGATCAGCTGGAGGAGAGCACTAAAGAATCCCTGGTGGATGCCGTGGTTCATTTGGTGAACAAGGACTATCAAGCCCTAGCGGTGGACTTTGTCAAGCTGGGCTTTCTTACTCCGGAAACGGATATGACGCCGATTATTCCTGCCCTGGAGTCGGTCTTTGAGGAGGTGATTGGCTCCAGTGTGCGGGAATTCAACTTCAAGGTGATCACCGATCGCTTCTCTAAGTTGATGTATGCCTATCCCTTCCGTGTTCCCGCCAAGTTTGCCCTGATCATTCGCTCCCTAGTGACCCAAGAGGGCATTGCCCTATGCCTCAATCCCAACTTTCGCATTGTCGATGTCAGCTATCCCTATGTGGCACGGCGTCTGCTCCAAGGAGAATCGCCCCAACTGCGGCGACGGCTATTGGATATCCTCTTCAAGGATGGTCGTCTCCAGTGGCAACGACTAGAAAACTTGATTGCGATCGCTCGGCAGGATCAGCACTTTAACCTCGCCCCAACGGCCACCTTGGGCTTGCAATATCTCCTTTCTGAGGAGGGACAGTACCTGCGGCGGCAAATTGTGCTAGCGTTAACCGAAGATGACCGTCTCCACACCGAAGAGGTGCAACGCCTTTGGAATTTGGTCAAGTCTGATCTCCGTCCTCTCTTCTTTATTGATGTGGCATGGGAAGCCCTCAAGGCCTCTGTTTCCCACACGCTCGGTAAAGAAGAGGACAGCAATTCCTTGGTGGTGGCCCCCTAAGGGTTGGCAGCGGTTATTAACCTCCCTGAAGTCAAAGAAGGATTAGGTATCCCGTGTTTGATCCACCGATTGTCTTGCTGCTGGCCGGTATTTTTATGGGATTGACCAGTGGCAAAGCCTTTGAGGCCACCCTCAAGCAGAGCGTCCAAGAATGGAACCGCAGTCGCTCTACTCGTGTTCTGAGTCAGTTGCGCGGGCCCCAGCTGCAGTTGCCCTACTTGGGGATTGCCATTGGCATCTGGCTTTTCCTGATGGCGGGATTGTGGACCTATGGTTTTGGCCTGGGGCTGAGTATGATCATTGCCTTCGTGCTGACGATCGCCACCGCCCTGTTGGTGTGGTATCAATTGGGGAAAGTGCTGACCATTTTAAGTACGGGTGGCTCCCGTGCCCTTGATCTCGATGCCCTTGAAGCCAAGGAATAGTTCTCTATAGTTCCGAAAGGAGGTGTTGTGGATTTACTGACCCAAGTGGATGAACTGATTGCCAACGCCCCTGCTGACCCTGCAACGGTGGCGGCGGTACAGGCGATCGCCCCCATCCTCTA encodes:
- a CDS encoding AarF/ABC1/UbiB kinase family protein — protein: MKKTVAARVSAVPSAGHRRYDPEAIAHYYWRHPWQVIWRFVHISVSFLTFWLLLQWDKWLGQQESQRPLRAMQLRKLLIRLGPTFIKVGQALSTRPDLISPDYLDELTLLQDKLPPFPNEVAIAIIERDLHLNLGDIFAEFSPQPVAAASLGQVYRAKLHSGEEVAVKVQRPNLLPVITRDLFLIRLLVQWIKPWLPINLCHDLRDIVDEFGCKLYEEIDYLNEGRNAEKFAANFRDDPTVKVPKIYWEYTTEHVLTLEWIHGIKLSRTDCMVAAGVNPDELIRIGVISGLRQLLEFGFFHADPHPGNLFAMPDGRIAYIDFGMMDQLEESTKESLVDAVVHLVNKDYQALAVDFVKLGFLTPETDMTPIIPALESVFEEVIGSSVREFNFKVITDRFSKLMYAYPFRVPAKFALIIRSLVTQEGIALCLNPNFRIVDVSYPYVARRLLQGESPQLRRRLLDILFKDGRLQWQRLENLIAIARQDQHFNLAPTATLGLQYLLSEEGQYLRRQIVLALTEDDRLHTEEVQRLWNLVKSDLRPLFFIDVAWEALKASVSHTLGKEEDSNSLVVAP